A single window of Deltaproteobacteria bacterium DNA harbors:
- a CDS encoding ABC transporter ATP-binding protein, which produces MTPGLHEEELLGRVLDSQLLRRLWPYLRPHWRLVAAATALIPLRALLEMIPASLFGSALNHLAGIDQFPGLQSLRFLAQAPTGIGEIPWLALVFVAVAAVGAGVDFARSIAMAVMGQRAMLQLRGALFDHVQRLPLRFFDRYPVGRLVTRLGNDVENLSEMFSAGLIALIADLVMMAAFAGVLFWLNWKLAIVAMIVVPAMAGAAIVFRWKVRDAFRVVRVKIARINSHLQETITGMRVVQLFAREQRNLDEFMAINREHRDAWFYSIQYESLLSATITLAGNLTTAFILWYGAKLLGVGSVAPGDLLLFVDWMRRFYRPLQDLSAKYSVMQSSMASLERVFQLLDFEAERSEPESAFRPHKIRGEIVFENVSFAYEAQPILKNLSFRVAPGERVALVGHTGAGKTTVLKLLARMYEPQGGRILIDGTDIRDIPRAELRRHIAFVLQDVFLFTGDLAYNVSLGRPEITATEIEAAARTVHLEEFVRRLPLGYAQPVHERGQNFSVGERQLLSFARALAQKPEILLLDEATSSVDTETEALVQDALHSLLSGKTSIVVAHRLSTIQDVDRIYVLHHGELRESGRHEDLLAQRGLYWRLYQLQYAVQERTAA; this is translated from the coding sequence TTGACCCCCGGTCTCCACGAGGAGGAGCTGCTCGGCAGGGTGCTCGACTCCCAGCTCCTGCGCCGGCTCTGGCCGTACCTGCGCCCGCATTGGAGGCTGGTCGCTGCGGCCACCGCGCTGATTCCCCTGCGCGCCCTGCTCGAGATGATTCCGGCCTCGCTCTTCGGCAGCGCGCTGAACCACCTGGCCGGAATCGACCAGTTCCCGGGCCTGCAGTCGCTGCGCTTCCTGGCGCAGGCGCCGACCGGAATCGGCGAGATCCCCTGGCTGGCGCTGGTCTTCGTGGCGGTCGCGGCGGTCGGCGCGGGGGTCGACTTCGCCCGCTCGATCGCGATGGCCGTGATGGGCCAGCGCGCGATGCTGCAGCTCCGCGGCGCGCTCTTCGATCACGTGCAGCGTCTGCCGCTGCGCTTCTTCGACCGCTATCCGGTCGGCCGGCTGGTGACGCGGCTGGGCAACGACGTGGAGAACCTCTCCGAGATGTTCTCCGCCGGGCTGATCGCGCTGATCGCGGATCTGGTCATGATGGCCGCGTTCGCCGGCGTGCTGTTCTGGCTGAACTGGAAGCTCGCGATCGTGGCGATGATCGTGGTTCCGGCGATGGCGGGAGCAGCGATCGTCTTCCGCTGGAAGGTGCGCGACGCGTTCCGCGTGGTGCGGGTCAAGATCGCGCGGATCAACTCGCACCTGCAGGAGACCATCACCGGAATGCGTGTGGTGCAGCTCTTCGCGCGCGAGCAGCGCAACCTGGACGAGTTCATGGCGATCAACCGCGAGCACCGCGACGCCTGGTTCTACTCGATCCAGTACGAGTCGCTCCTCTCCGCGACGATCACGCTGGCCGGCAATCTGACGACCGCATTCATCCTCTGGTACGGCGCGAAGCTGCTCGGAGTCGGCTCGGTGGCGCCGGGCGACCTGCTGCTCTTCGTCGACTGGATGCGCCGCTTCTACCGGCCGCTGCAGGACCTGTCTGCGAAGTACTCGGTGATGCAGTCGTCGATGGCGAGCCTGGAACGCGTGTTCCAGCTGCTCGACTTCGAGGCCGAGCGATCCGAGCCCGAATCGGCCTTCCGGCCGCACAAGATCCGAGGCGAGATCGTGTTCGAAAACGTGAGCTTCGCCTACGAAGCTCAGCCGATCCTGAAGAATCTGTCGTTTCGGGTGGCGCCGGGCGAGCGGGTCGCGCTGGTCGGCCATACCGGTGCCGGCAAGACCACGGTGCTGAAGCTCCTGGCCCGGATGTACGAGCCGCAGGGCGGCCGGATCCTGATCGACGGCACGGACATCCGCGACATCCCTCGTGCCGAGCTGCGCCGTCACATCGCCTTCGTGCTGCAGGACGTCTTCCTCTTCACCGGGGATCTCGCCTACAACGTGAGCCTGGGCAGACCCGAGATCACCGCGACCGAGATCGAGGCGGCCGCGCGGACCGTGCACCTCGAGGAGTTCGTGCGCAGGCTCCCGCTCGGCTACGCCCAACCCGTCCACGAGCGCGGGCAGAACTTCTCGGTGGGCGAGCGCCAGCTGCTGTCCTTCGCGCGGGCGCTGGCGCAGAAGCCGGAGATCCTGCTGCTCGACGAGGCCACCTCGAGCGTCGACACGGAGACCGAGGCGCTGGTCCAGGATGCGCTCCACTCGCTCCTGTCCGGCAAGACCTCGATCGTGGTCGCGCACCGGCTCTCGACGATCCAGGACGTCGACCGCATCTACGTGCTCCACCACGGCGAGCTGCGCGAATCCGGCCGCC